In Camelina sativa cultivar DH55 chromosome 16, Cs, whole genome shotgun sequence, a single window of DNA contains:
- the LOC104752231 gene encoding protein EARLY FLOWERING 3-like, giving the protein MKRGKDEEKILEPMFPRLHVNDADKGGPRAPPRNKMALYEQLSIPSQRFGDHASLSHNSRSSTTTLIHPPGSQSCGVERNLSSRHLDSSAANEATENCVSQMSFMENVRSLAQHDQRKIVREEEEFAVPVFINSRRSQGHGRTKSGIEKEKHTPLVAPSSRHSTQFQEVNRPGSKQNICLANFSNLEGREQVKANTKSGGFVISLDLSVTEGMNLEKSASSYDRVNDGNASLRQESKNRLYRDGGATRVMDTDNGAESHLATESHLEEDHGSPEDIDTGREYSRSRGCASLQQINEDASDDVSDDSIVDSISSVDVTPDDVVGVLGQKRFWRARKAIANQQRVFAVQLFELHRLIKVQKLIAASPDILLDEINFLGKVSAKSYPVKKLVPSEFMVKPPLLHVVVKQRGDSEKTDQHKMESSAENVVGRLSNQGHHHQQSNYMPFPNNPPASPAANGYCFPPQPPPSGNQQWLIPVMSPSEGLIYKPHPGMGHPGGYYGHFMPPPMVMPQYHPGIGFPPHPSSGYFPPYGIMPTMMNPYCSGQQQQHHQQQQPNEQHMNQFGYPGNFQHQQQPNEHMNQFVYPGNLQNTQQQSSVNEAAPQEQQQLTKSYPRARKSRQGSTGSSPSGVEGIAGNKSFRPFSAIDDSNNINNEREDMMTTTTTTTRTTVTQTTRDGGVTRVIKVVPHNAKLASEKAARIFRSIQEERERYDPSSNS; this is encoded by the exons ATGAAGAGAGGGAAAGATGAGGAGAAGATATTGGAACCTATGTTTCCTCGGCTTCATGTGAATGATGCTGATAAAGGAGGGCCTAGAGCTCCTCCTAGAAACAAGATGGCTCTTTATGAGCAGCTTAGTATCCCTTCTCAGAGGTTTGGTGATCATGCCTCGTTATCTCATAATTCCCGTAGTAGCACAACCACTTTGATTCATCCTCCTGGTAGTCAG TCTTGTGGTGTGGAAAGAAACTTATCTTCCCGGCATCTTGATTCTTCAGCTGCAAACGAAGCAACTGAGAACTGTGTATCCCAAATGTCCTTTATGGAAAATGTGAGGTCTTTGGCACAACATGATCAGAGGAAAATagtgagagaggaagaagagttcGCAGTTCCAGTATTTATCAACTCAAGAAGATCTCAGGGTCATGGCAGAACCAAGAGTGGTATTGAGAAGGAAAAACACACCCCATTGGTGGCACCTAGCTCTCGTCACTCCACTCAATTTCAAGAAGTGAATCGCCCAGGCtcaaagcaaaacatatgtttgGCTAATTTTTCGAACCTTGAGGGTAGGGAGCAGGTCAAGGCGAATACAAAGTCAGGTGGCTTTGTAATCTCTTTAGATTTATCAGTCACAGAGGGAATGAATCTCGAAAAATCAGCATCGAGTTATGACAGAGTAAATGATGGTAATGCTTCCTTAAGACAAGAGTCTAAAAATCGTTTATACCGAGATGGTGGCGCAACACGTGTGATGGACACTGATAATGGAGCTGAATCTCACTTGGCAACGGAAAGTCATTTAGAAGAGGATCATGGAAGTCCTGAAGACATTGATACTGGTCGTGAATACAGCAGAAGCAGAGGATGCGCCTCTCTGCAGCAGATAAATGAAGATGCAAgtgatgatgtttctgatgatTCGATTGTGGATTCTATATCCAGCGTAGATGTCACTCCCGATGACGTTGTGGGAGTATTAGGTCAAAAACGTTTCTGGAGAGCAAGGAAAGCTATTGCCAA TCAACAAAGAGTATTTGCGGTTCAACTATTTGAGTTGCACAGACTGATTAAG GTTCAAAAACTTATTGCTGCATCACCGGATATTTTGCTCGATGAGATAAACTTTCTTGGAAAAGTTTCTGCTAAAAGCTATCCAGTGAAGAAGCTCGTTCCGTCAGAATTTATGGTAAAGCCTC CTCTACTACATGTTGTCGTCAAACAAAGGGGCGACTCGGAGAAGACTGACCAACATAAAATGGAAAGCTCAGCTGAGAACGTTGTTGGGAGGTTGTCAAACcaaggtcatcatcatcaacaatccaACTATATGCCTTTCCCGAACAACCCACCCGCTTCACCAGCTGCAAATGGATATTGCTTTCCTCCTCAGCCTCCTCCCTCGGGAAATCAGCAATGGTTGATCCCTGTAATGTCACCTTCTGAAGGGCTGATATACAAGCCTCACCCAGGTATGGGGCATCCAGGAGGGTATTATGGTCATTTTATGCCTCCACCCATGGTAATGCCTCAGTATCACCCGGGCATTGGATTCCCACCTCATCCTAGTAGTGGCTACTTCCCTCCATATGGAATAATGCCCACCATGATGAACCCTTATTGCTCaggccaacaacaacaacatcatcagcaacaacaacccAATGAGCAGCATATGAATCAGTTTGGGTATCCTGGAAATTttcaacaccaacaacaacccAATGAGCATATGAATCAGTTTGTGTATCCCGGAAATCTTCAGAACACCCAACAACAGAGCTCGGTTAATGAAGCTGCTCCACAGGAACAGCAACAGCTAACAAAGTCTTACCCTCGGGCTCGAAAGAGCAGGCAAGGGAGTACAGGAAGCAGTCCAAGTGGGGTTGAGGGTATCGCTGGTAACAAGTCCTTTCGGCCCTTCTCAGCCATTGATGACAGCAACAATATCAACAACGAACGTGAGGATATGATGACAACAACCACAACGACAACCAGAACAACTGTTACTCAGACAACAAGAGATGGAGGAGTGACGAGAGTGATAAAGGTTGTACCTCACAATGCGAAGCTCGCAAGTGAGAAAGCTGCCAGGATTTTCCGGTCAATACAAGAAGAACGTGAACGCTATGACCCATCCTCGAACTCTTAA
- the LOC104752230 gene encoding vacuolar-processing enzyme alpha-isozyme-like, protein MTRVAVSFLALFLISLVAAAASSDNIIRLPSQASKFFGPPTQENDDGSTRWAVLVAGSSGYWNYRHQADVCHAYQLLKKGGVKEENIVVFMYDDIAKHEENPRPGVIINSPNGEDVYNGVPKDYTGDEVNVDNLFAVILGNKKALKGGSGKVVNSGPNDHIFIYYSDHGGPGVLGMPTSPYLYAKDLNDVLKKKHASGTYKSLAFYLEACESGSIFEGLLPEGLNIYATTASNAVESSWGTYCPGEDPSPPSEYETCLGDLYSVAWMEDSDKHNLQTESLHQQYELVKKRTAGTGSSYGSHVLEFGDIGLSKEKLVLYMGTNPANENFTFVDENLLLRPPSRVTNQRDADLVHFWDKYRKAPEGSARKVEAQKQVIEAMSHRLHVDNSVLLIGKLLFGLEGPAILNKVRPSGKPLVDDWDLLKSMVRAFERHCGSLSQYGIKHMRSIANICNAGIQMTQMEEAAMQACPSIPAGPWSSLHRGFSA, encoded by the exons aTGACCCGCGTAGCCGTCTCCTTTCTCGCCCTCTTCCTGATCTCTCTAGTCGCCGCTGCCGCCTCCTCTGATAACATCATCAGACTTCCTTCTCAAGCTTCTAAGTTCTTCGGCCCACCAACTCAAGAGAACGACGATGGTTCTACTAGGTGGGCTGTTCTCGTCGCCGGATCCAGCGGATACTGGAATTATAGACATCAG GCGGATGTTTGTCATGCTTATCAGCTTCTAAAGAAAGGTGGAGTGAAAGAGGAGAATATTGTAGTGTTTATGTATGATGATATTGCAAAGCACGAAGAGAATCCAAGACCTGGAGTTATTATTAACAGTCCTAATGGAGAGGATGTCTATAACGGAGTTCCCAAg GATTATACTGGAGATGAAGTTAATGTTGATAACTTATTTGCTGTGATCCTTGGAAACAAAAAAGCTCTTAAAGGAGGAAGTGGTAAAGTTGTAAATAGCGGTCCAAacgatcatatttttatatattatagcgATCACGGCGGCCCGGGAGTGCTTG GGATGCCAACTTCTCCATATCTATATGCAAAAGATCTAAATGATGTCTTGAAGAAAAAACATGCTTCTGGAACATATAAGAGCTTG GCGTTCTATTTAGAGGCTTGTGAGTCAGGAAGTATTTTTGAAGGCCTTTTACCAGAGGGTTTAAACATTTATGCCACAACCGCATCAAATGCAGTAGAAAGCAGCTGGGGTACTTATTGTCCTGGAGAGGATCCTAGTCCTCCTTCTGAGTATGAGACCTGTTTGGGTGACTTATACAGTGTTGCTTGGATGGAAGACAG TGATAAACACAATTTACAGACAGAGAGTTTGCACCAGCAATATGAACTG GTGAAAAAGAGGACTGCAGGCACTGGTTCATCTTATGGTTCTCATGTCTTGGAATTTGGAGATATAGGACTCAGCAAGGAGAAGCTTGTTCTTTATATGGGCACAAACCCAGCCAATGAAAACTTCACCTTTGTGGATGAGAATTTATTACTAAGGCCACCTTCAAGAGTTACAAACCAGCGTGACGCTGATCTTGTCCATTTCTGGGATAAG TATCGAAAGGCACCAGAAGGTTCTGCAAGAAAAGTTGAAGCTCAGAAGCAAGTCATTGAAGCAATGTCTCACAGACTCCACGTCGACAATAGCGTTCTATTGATTGGgaaacttttgtttggtttggaagGTCCTGCGATACTAAATAAAGTCCGGCCTTCTGGAAAACCACTTGTGGATGATTGGGACCTCCTTAAATCTATG GTGAGAGCGTTCGAGAGGCACTGCGGATCGTTGTCTCAGTACGGAATAAAGCACATGAGGTCGATCGCAAACATATGTAATGCAGGCATTCAGATGACGCAGATGGAGGAGGCAGCGATGCAGGCCTGTCCGTCCATCCCTGCCGGTCCTTGGAGCTCTCTCCACCGAGGATTCAGTGCTTGA
- the LOC104752229 gene encoding uncharacterized serine-rich protein C215.13-like, translated as MYQLPFFITKLRNSSSCDYLQPVRWRICSSTLIEMASSSPTQRTHVPIPPDPPPPGGGRSLTQEANEPPVPISVSSPSGKRTRDPEDEVYLDNLRSQKRYLSEIMACSLNGLTVGDSLPVNMLESPARSESFLYHRDDLPLQYSPMSEDSDEARFCEDPTTTTTSTCSSQPESRPTSPVSPYRYQRPLSSTNSPLLSSSTIPLHSHTCPTSMSSNATTTTTTTTTTPQSRHRGSDTEGRFPSSPSDICHSGDLRRTALLRSVQMRTQPCGYTSSSGTNNIDVEERMCSKSMEEDRGYNRGEDISYTEVSSKSKSCKALDMRLCEK; from the exons aTGTACCAGTTACCCTTTTTTATCACAAAACTCAGGAATTCTTCAAGTTGTGATTATCTTCAACCCGTCCGTTGGCGAATCTGCTCCTCTACTCTGATCgaaatggcttcttcttctccaactcaGCGTACTCACGTCCCAATTCCTCCCGACCCACCACCACCAG GAGGAGGTAGGTCACTGACACAAGAAGCCAATGAGCCACCAGTGCCCATATCAGTTTCCTCTCCGAGTGGGAAACGAACCAGAGATCCAGAAGACGAGGTCTACCTCGATAACCTTCGCTCCCAGAAACGTTATCTTAGcgag ATAATGGCTTGCAGTTTAAACGGACTAACAGTCGGGGACTCACTTCCTGTCAATATGTTAGAGTCTCCAGCTCGGTCTGAGAGCTTTCTTTATCACAG AGATGATTTACCATTACAATACTCTCCCATGTCGGAAGACTCAGACGAAGCAAGATTCTGCGAGgacccaacaacaacaacaacaagcactTGCTCATCGCAACCCGAGAGCCGCCCAACGAGTCCAGTTTCACCATATCGATACCAAAGACCTCTTTCTTCAACAAACTCACCACTCCTGTCATCGTCAACAATCCCACTCCATTCACATACATGTCCTACCTCCATGAGCTCcaatgcaacaacaacaaccactactactactactactccaCAGTCTCGCCATAGAGGATCAGACACAGAAGGAAGGTTTCCATCATCGCCCAGCGATATCTGCCATTCAGGTGACTTGAGGAGAACCGCTCTACTCAGGTCTGTTCAAATGAGGACACAACCATGTGGCTATACTTCAAGTTCAGGGACAAACAATATTGACGTTGAAGAGAGAATGTGTTCTAAGTCTATGGAAGAAGATAGAGGCTATAATAGAGGGGAAGATATATCTTACACTGAAGTCTCTAGCAAGAGCAAGTCTTGTAAAGCATTGGACATGAGACTTTGTGAAAAGTGA
- the LOC104752228 gene encoding uncharacterized protein LOC104752228 isoform X1, with protein MASSSPTQRAHVPIPPEPGGRPLTQEANEPQVPIHIVKDPLQLPADFLNPSPEKKLVIGFDCEGVDLCRHGKLCIMQIAFSNAIYLVDVIEGGEVLMKACKPALESNYITKVIHDCKRDSEALYFQFGIRLHNVVDTQIAYSLIEEQEGRRRPLDDYISFVSLLADPRYCGISYEEKEEVRVLMRQDPKFWTYRPMTELMIRAAADDVRFLLYLYHKMMGKLNQRSLWHLAVRGALYCRCLCCMNDGDFADWPAVPPIPDNLKSEDECLEEEILSVLDVPPGKMGRVIGRKGSSILAIKEACNSAEILIGGAKGPPDKIFVIGPVKEVRKAEAILRGRMIDY; from the exons ATGGCGTCGTCTTCTCCAACTCAGCGAGCTCACGTCCCGATTCCTCCAGAACCAg GAGGGAGGCCACTGACACAAGAAGCTAATGAGCCACAAGTTCCGATTCACATAGTGAAGGATCCTTTGCAACTTCCTGCTGATTTCCTAAACCCTTCTCCCGAAAAGAAATTGGTCATTGGTTTTGACTGTGAGGGTGTTGACCTCTGTCGACATGGAAAACTTTGTATCATGCAG ATTGCATTCTCTAATGCAATATACTTGGTTGATGTCATCGAAGGTGGCGAGGTGCTTATGAAAGCCTGTAAGCCTGCACTCGAGTCTAATTACATCACAAAAGTTATTCATGATTGCAAACGTGACAGTGAG GCCTTATACTTTCAGTTTGGGATAAGGTTGCACAATGTTGTGGACACTCAG ATTGCTTATTCTCTGATAGAAGAGCAAGAAGGCAGGAGAAGACCTCTAGATGATTACATATCGTTTGTTTCACTCCTTGCTGATCCACGTTACTGCG GCATATCatatgaagagaaagaagaagttcgTGTGCTCATGCGCCAG GACCCAAAGTTTTGGACATACAGGCCAATGACTGAGCTTATGATCCGCGCAGCTGCCGATGATGTCCGCTTCCTTCTGTATCTCTATCACAAAATGATGGGAAAACTAAATCAGCGGTCACTGTGGCATCTAGCTGTTCGTGGTGCGTTGTACTGTCGGTGTCTCTGCTGCATGAACGATGGTGATTTTGCTGATTGGCCGGCTGTTCCTCCAATTCCAG ATAACCTGAAGTCAGAAGATGAATGTCTCGAAGAAGAGATCCTGTCAGTGCTTGATGTTCCACCAGGAAAGATGGGACGTGTGATTGGAAGGAAAGGATCATCAATTCTCGCCATTAAGGAAGCTTGCAA CAGCGCGGAAATTCTAATTGGAGGGGCAAAGGGTCCACCTGACAAG ATATTTGTGATTGGACCGGTGAAAGAAGTGCGTAAGGCGGAGGCTATACTGAGAGGAAGAATGATAGACTATTGA
- the LOC104752228 gene encoding uncharacterized protein LOC104752228 isoform X2, protein MASSSPTQRAHVPIPPEPGGRPLTQEANEPQVPIHIVKDPLQLPADFLNPSPEKKLVIGFDCEGVDLCRHGKLCIMQIAFSNAIYLVDVIEGGEVLMKACKPALESNYITKVIHDCKRDSEALYFQFGIRLHNVVDTQIAYSLIEEQEGRRRPLDDYISFVSLLADPRYCGISYEEKEEVRVLMRQDPKFWTYRPMTELMIRAAADDVRFLLYLYHKMMGKLNQRSLWHLAVRGALYCRCLCCMNDGDFADWPAVPPIPDNLKSEDECLEEEILSVLDVPPGKMGRVIGRKGSSILAIKEACNAEILIGGAKGPPDKIFVIGPVKEVRKAEAILRGRMIDY, encoded by the exons ATGGCGTCGTCTTCTCCAACTCAGCGAGCTCACGTCCCGATTCCTCCAGAACCAg GAGGGAGGCCACTGACACAAGAAGCTAATGAGCCACAAGTTCCGATTCACATAGTGAAGGATCCTTTGCAACTTCCTGCTGATTTCCTAAACCCTTCTCCCGAAAAGAAATTGGTCATTGGTTTTGACTGTGAGGGTGTTGACCTCTGTCGACATGGAAAACTTTGTATCATGCAG ATTGCATTCTCTAATGCAATATACTTGGTTGATGTCATCGAAGGTGGCGAGGTGCTTATGAAAGCCTGTAAGCCTGCACTCGAGTCTAATTACATCACAAAAGTTATTCATGATTGCAAACGTGACAGTGAG GCCTTATACTTTCAGTTTGGGATAAGGTTGCACAATGTTGTGGACACTCAG ATTGCTTATTCTCTGATAGAAGAGCAAGAAGGCAGGAGAAGACCTCTAGATGATTACATATCGTTTGTTTCACTCCTTGCTGATCCACGTTACTGCG GCATATCatatgaagagaaagaagaagttcgTGTGCTCATGCGCCAG GACCCAAAGTTTTGGACATACAGGCCAATGACTGAGCTTATGATCCGCGCAGCTGCCGATGATGTCCGCTTCCTTCTGTATCTCTATCACAAAATGATGGGAAAACTAAATCAGCGGTCACTGTGGCATCTAGCTGTTCGTGGTGCGTTGTACTGTCGGTGTCTCTGCTGCATGAACGATGGTGATTTTGCTGATTGGCCGGCTGTTCCTCCAATTCCAG ATAACCTGAAGTCAGAAGATGAATGTCTCGAAGAAGAGATCCTGTCAGTGCTTGATGTTCCACCAGGAAAGATGGGACGTGTGATTGGAAGGAAAGGATCATCAATTCTCGCCATTAAGGAAGCTTGCAA CGCGGAAATTCTAATTGGAGGGGCAAAGGGTCCACCTGACAAG ATATTTGTGATTGGACCGGTGAAAGAAGTGCGTAAGGCGGAGGCTATACTGAGAGGAAGAATGATAGACTATTGA
- the LOC104752227 gene encoding zinc finger CCCH domain-containing protein 23-like yields MMIGENNKRRHPTIHIPQWDSINDPTCTISLPFSNGVNDHPHSPSPFLDSFSSLYRYLPSNELTNDSDESSLTDEFRMYEFKIRRCARGGSHDWTECPFAHPGEKARRRDPRKFHYSGTACPEFRKGSCRRGDSCEFAHGVFECWLHPSRYRTQPCKDGTSCRRRICFFAHTTEQLRVLPCSLDPDLGFFSSKSGLATSPTSILVSPQSESPPLSPRTGELIASMRKMQLNGGCPWSSPMRSGVRLPFSSSLRPIQAPTWPRIREFEIWESEREEEAPAMEFVESGKELRAKMYAKLSRENSLG; encoded by the coding sequence atgatgatcgGAGAAAATAATAAGCGGCGACATCCGACCATCCATATCCCTCAATGGGACTCAATCAACGATCCAACATGCACAATCTCTTTACCATTCTCTAACGGCGTTAACGATCACCCACACTCTCCGTCACCGTTTCTCgactccttctcttctctctaccGTTACCTCCCGTCAAACGAGTTAACGAACGATTCCGACGAGTCATCACTCACCGACGAGTTTCGCATGTACGAGTTCAAGATCCGGCGATGCGCGAGAGGCGGATCTCATGACTGGACCGAGTGTCCGTTCGCTCATCCCGGAGAGAAAGCACGACGGCGAGATCCGAGGAAGTTTCATTACTCCGGCACCGCTTGTCCTGAGTTTCGTAAAGGGAGTTGTAGGAGAGGTGACTCGTGTGAGTTCGCTCACGGTGTTTTCGAGTGTTGGCTTCATCCTTCTCGTTACCGTACTCAGCCGTGTAAAGACGGAACGAGTTGCCGGAGAAGGATCTGTTTCTTCGCTCATACGACGGAGCAGTTACGTGTTTTGCCTTGTTCCTTAGATCCAGATCTTGGATTCTTCTCTTCGAAATCAGGATTAGCTACTTCTCCGACTTCGATCCTCGTTTCTCCACAGTCGGAATCTCCGCCGCTTTCTCCGAGAACCGGTGAACTCATTGCGTCGATGAGGAAGATGCAGTTGAACGGAGGTTGTCCGTGGAGTTCGCCGATGAGATCTGGAGTTAGGTTACCTTTTTCGTCGTCTTTGCGTCCGATTCAGGCGCCGACGTGGCCGAGAATTAGGGAGTTTGAGATCTGGGAGAGTGaacgtgaagaagaagctccggCGATGGAGTTTGTGGAATCTGGAAAAGAACTGAGAGCCAAGATGTACGCCAAACTCAGTCGAGAAAACTCACTCGGTTGA